Proteins encoded in a region of the Zea mays cultivar B73 chromosome 4, Zm-B73-REFERENCE-NAM-5.0, whole genome shotgun sequence genome:
- the LOC103654819 gene encoding peptidyl-prolyl cis-trans isomerase CYP95 isoform X1 produces the protein MERKRNPIVFLDVSVGDEPDERMIFELFADVAPLVTENFRALCTGELGIGHKTKKPLCYKGSSFHRVIEGFMAQGGDIAKGNGSGGENIYSGKSADETCVLPHDDRGLLTTADTGSKASGSQFCITFKPNSHLDRKHTVFGKLVVGSDVLKRIEQVDVQSPDSTPVVPVTIVNCGELTDRKDIGSMRIGIDKKRAAKSKLSKGISSDEESNEGQHKGRRNKSSKRRRKKRYFYSESDSSSESETESSDSESDSDTYSSDSSDVSSSSDDRRRRRKRHSKKNKRKRSRRKHDQRRERRRRKRDRKSKQKSKSRIKGDSEAESSSDSSSEDARSKRHRHGRKSKASSQVFEENIAAVSALKDATSPQQKSGIPNSPAQDVSPLQNGENYTNGVNESKIERNAAVMPVLTGNQSKSRSQSMSVNHSMSKSMSISPRRSPMKRSITTTKRSVSRSPVHHNRSGSPVGAPQKSVSRSSARRQSISRSPARSLSKSPPRDASRSPHISRTPVKAHRRSISRSSARSMEQRSLSRSLERIHVRKSVSPRPPLAKPKSITRTPVTSPLRSVSRSPARISRSPLRPSRRSPMRSPRRNIHRSLSRSPARILRSVSRSPVRGGRPRRNISRSPSPLRRALTPPNNGRSRSRSDSPDGSPKRIRRGRGFTQRYSFARQYRSPSADRLHRYGGRNDRDRYMGYRGFRHRSPPRRYRSPSRGRVSSPSRYRRRSRSASRSPVHRGRRGGYNKSPVRSRSPPARKRSPSDRARSVSRSHLSRSVSKSPPVHHPSPLDSPSLERASDGKSRSPSPSGGGKKGLVSYGDGTPDSAGK, from the exons ATGGAGAGAAAGAGAAACCCCATTGTCTTTCTGGATGTatctgtaggtgatgagccagatGAAAGAATGATCTTTGAG TTGTTCGCTGATGTTGCACCCCTTGTGACTGAGAACTTCAGAGCTTTATGCACAG GTGAGCTGGGAATTGGACACAAGACTAAGAAGCCATTATGTTACAAGGGATCATCGTTCCACCGTGTCATCGAAGGGTTCATGGCACaa GGAGGTGACATTGCGAAAGGAAATG GGTCTGGTGGAGAAAACATATATAGTGGAAAATCTGCAG ATGAAACTTGTGTTCTACCTCATGATGATCGTGGTCTCTTGACAACAGCAGATACTGGATCCAAAGCTAGTGGCTCCCAGTTCTGCATTACTTTCAAGCCTAATTCTCATCTTGACAG GAAGCACACAGTTTTTGGCAAGCTTGTTGTTGGAAGTGATGTTCTGAAGAGAATCGAGCAAGTAGATGTGCAATCCCCTGATTCAACTCCTGTTGTTCCGGTTACTATAGTAAATTGTGGGGAGCTCACTGACCGTAAAGATATTGGATCTATGAGAATAGGAATTG ATAAAAAGAGGGCCGCCAAATCAAAGTTGTCAAAGGGTATATCTTCTGATGAGGAAAGTAATGAAGGACAGCACAAGGGCCGCCGTAACAAATCTTCAAAAAGGAGAAGGAAGAAGAGATATTTTTATTCGGAGTCAGATAGCTCTTCTGAGTCGGAGACTGAATCATCTGATTCTGAGAGCGATTCTGATACTTACTCAAGTGACTCATCTGATGTCAGCAGTTCAAGTGATGACAGGCGAAGGCGCAGAAAGAGACATTCGAAGAAAAATAAACGCAAGCGTTCAAGAAGAAAGCATGACCAAAGGCGTGAAAGAAGGCGTAGGAAGCGTGATAGGAAATCAAAACAGAAGTCAAAAAG CAGGATAAAGGGTGACAGTGAAGCTGAAAGTTCGAGTGATAGCAGCTCTGAAGATGCTAGAAGCAAGAGACACCGCCACGGGCGGAAGTCCAAGGCATCATCTCAAGTTTTTG AGGAAAATATTGCTGCAGTGTCTGCTTTGAAGGATGCCACGTCACCTCAACAAAAGAGTGGCATACCAAACAGTCCAGCACAAGATGTCTCCCCGCTGCAAAATGGGGAAAACTATACAAATGGTGTTAACGAATCAAAAATTGAAAGGAATGCAGCTGTCATGCCTGTTCTAACTGGCAACCAAAGCAAATCTAG GAGCCAGAGCATGAGTGTTAATCACTCAATGAGCAAGAGTATGAGCATCAGCCCAAGAAGAAGCCCAATGAAAAGGTCAATTACCACCACAAAGAGGTCAGTTAGCAGGAGCCCTGTTCACCATAATCGCAGTGGAAGTCCTGTCGGTGCTCCCCAAAAAAGCGTGAGCAGGAGTTCAGCCAGAAGGCAGAGCATCAGCAGGAGCCCTGCTAGGAGCCTCAGCAAGAGCCCACCCAGAGATGCAAGCAGAAGCCCCCACATAAGCAGGACTCCTGTTAAAGCTCACAGAAGAAGCATTAGCAGGAGCTCAGCTAGGTCCATGGAACAGAGAAGTCTAAGCAGGAGCCTGGAGAGAATTCATGTACGAAAAAGTGTCAGCCCAAGACCACCATTGGCGAAGCCAAAAAGCATTACCCGAACCCCTGTGACATCTCCATTGCGAAGCGTTAGCCGGAGCCCAGCTAGGATTTCAAGGAGCCCACTTAGGCCTTCTAGGAGAAGCCCTATGAGAAGTCCACGACGGAACATTCACAGAAGTCTCAGCAGGAGCCCTGCAAGAATACTTAGAAGTGTGAGCAGAAGTCCAGTAAGAGGTGGTCGACCTCGCCGGAACATTAGCAGAAGTCCCAGTCCACTTCGCAGGGCATTAACACCACCAAACAATGGAAGGAGCCGATCTAGGAGTGATTCTCCTGATGGGTCACCCAAACGCATAAGACGTGGACGTGGTTTTACTCAACGCTATTCATTTGCAAGACAATATCGCTCACCTTCCGCTGATCGCTTGCATCGTTATGGCGGAAGAAATGACCGTGACAG ATACATGGGTTACCGGGGTTTTCGCCACCGATCACCTCCTCGACGTTATAGGAGCCCCTCTAGAGGCAGAGTGTCATCGCCAAG CAGGTACAGGAGGAGGAGCCGAAGCGCATCACGCAGTCCTGTCCACAGAGGAAGGAGAGGTGGGTACAACAAGAGTCCTGTACGGAGCCGTTCACCCCCCGCCAGGAAAAGGTCACCTAGCGATCGTGCACGGTCAGTTTCTAGGAGCCACCTTTCTAGGTCAGTATCAAAGTCTCCACCAGTGCATCATCCCTCCCCACTTGATTCTCCATCTCTGGAGCGTGCAAGTGATGGGAAATCTCGGTCCCCATCACCGTCTGGTGGAGGCAAGAAAGGTTTGGTTTCCTACGGTGATGGCACTCCTGATTCAGCTGGGAAGTAG
- the LOC103654819 gene encoding peptidyl-prolyl cis-trans isomerase CYP95 isoform X3 yields the protein MERKRNPIVFLDVSVGDEPDERMIFELFADVAPLVTENFRALCTGELGIGHKTKKPLCYKGSSFHRVIEGFMAQGGDIAKGNGSGGENIYSGKSADETCVLPHDDRGLLTTADTGSKASGSQFCITFKPNSHLDRKHTVFGKLVVGSDVLKRIEQVDVQSPDSTPVVPVTIVNCGELTDRKDIGSMRIGIDKKRAAKSKLSKGISSDEESNEGQHKGRRNKSSKRRRKKRYFYSESDSSSESETESSDSESDSDTYSSDSSDVSSSSDDRRRRRKRHSKKNKRKRSRRKHDQRRERRRRKRDRKSKQKSKSRIKGDSEAESSSDSSSEDARSKRHRHGRKSKASSQVFEENIAAVSALKDATSPQQKSGIPNSPAQDVSPLQNGENYTNGVNESKIERNAAVMPVLTGNQSKSRSQSMSVNHSMSKSMSISPRRSPMKRSITTTKRSVSRSPVHHNRSGSPVGAPQKSVSRSSARRQSISRSPARSLSKSPPRDASRSPHISRTPVKAHRRSISRSSARSMEQRSLSRSLERIHVRKSVSPRPPLAKPKSITRTPVTSPLRSVSRSPARISRSPLRPSRRSPMRSPRRNIHRSLSRSPARILRSVSRSPVRGGRPRRNISRSPSPLRRALTPPNNGRSRSRSDSPDGSPKRIRRGRGFTQRYSFARQYRSPSADRLHRYGGRNDRDRYMGYRGFRHRSPPRRYRSPSRGRVSSPRYRRRSRSASRSPVHRGRRGGYNKSPVRSRSPPARKRSPSDRARSVSRSHLSRSVSKSPPVHHPSPLDSPSLERASDGKSRSPSPSGGGKKGLVSYGDGTPDSAGK from the exons ATGGAGAGAAAGAGAAACCCCATTGTCTTTCTGGATGTatctgtaggtgatgagccagatGAAAGAATGATCTTTGAG TTGTTCGCTGATGTTGCACCCCTTGTGACTGAGAACTTCAGAGCTTTATGCACAG GTGAGCTGGGAATTGGACACAAGACTAAGAAGCCATTATGTTACAAGGGATCATCGTTCCACCGTGTCATCGAAGGGTTCATGGCACaa GGAGGTGACATTGCGAAAGGAAATG GGTCTGGTGGAGAAAACATATATAGTGGAAAATCTGCAG ATGAAACTTGTGTTCTACCTCATGATGATCGTGGTCTCTTGACAACAGCAGATACTGGATCCAAAGCTAGTGGCTCCCAGTTCTGCATTACTTTCAAGCCTAATTCTCATCTTGACAG GAAGCACACAGTTTTTGGCAAGCTTGTTGTTGGAAGTGATGTTCTGAAGAGAATCGAGCAAGTAGATGTGCAATCCCCTGATTCAACTCCTGTTGTTCCGGTTACTATAGTAAATTGTGGGGAGCTCACTGACCGTAAAGATATTGGATCTATGAGAATAGGAATTG ATAAAAAGAGGGCCGCCAAATCAAAGTTGTCAAAGGGTATATCTTCTGATGAGGAAAGTAATGAAGGACAGCACAAGGGCCGCCGTAACAAATCTTCAAAAAGGAGAAGGAAGAAGAGATATTTTTATTCGGAGTCAGATAGCTCTTCTGAGTCGGAGACTGAATCATCTGATTCTGAGAGCGATTCTGATACTTACTCAAGTGACTCATCTGATGTCAGCAGTTCAAGTGATGACAGGCGAAGGCGCAGAAAGAGACATTCGAAGAAAAATAAACGCAAGCGTTCAAGAAGAAAGCATGACCAAAGGCGTGAAAGAAGGCGTAGGAAGCGTGATAGGAAATCAAAACAGAAGTCAAAAAG CAGGATAAAGGGTGACAGTGAAGCTGAAAGTTCGAGTGATAGCAGCTCTGAAGATGCTAGAAGCAAGAGACACCGCCACGGGCGGAAGTCCAAGGCATCATCTCAAGTTTTTG AGGAAAATATTGCTGCAGTGTCTGCTTTGAAGGATGCCACGTCACCTCAACAAAAGAGTGGCATACCAAACAGTCCAGCACAAGATGTCTCCCCGCTGCAAAATGGGGAAAACTATACAAATGGTGTTAACGAATCAAAAATTGAAAGGAATGCAGCTGTCATGCCTGTTCTAACTGGCAACCAAAGCAAATCTAG GAGCCAGAGCATGAGTGTTAATCACTCAATGAGCAAGAGTATGAGCATCAGCCCAAGAAGAAGCCCAATGAAAAGGTCAATTACCACCACAAAGAGGTCAGTTAGCAGGAGCCCTGTTCACCATAATCGCAGTGGAAGTCCTGTCGGTGCTCCCCAAAAAAGCGTGAGCAGGAGTTCAGCCAGAAGGCAGAGCATCAGCAGGAGCCCTGCTAGGAGCCTCAGCAAGAGCCCACCCAGAGATGCAAGCAGAAGCCCCCACATAAGCAGGACTCCTGTTAAAGCTCACAGAAGAAGCATTAGCAGGAGCTCAGCTAGGTCCATGGAACAGAGAAGTCTAAGCAGGAGCCTGGAGAGAATTCATGTACGAAAAAGTGTCAGCCCAAGACCACCATTGGCGAAGCCAAAAAGCATTACCCGAACCCCTGTGACATCTCCATTGCGAAGCGTTAGCCGGAGCCCAGCTAGGATTTCAAGGAGCCCACTTAGGCCTTCTAGGAGAAGCCCTATGAGAAGTCCACGACGGAACATTCACAGAAGTCTCAGCAGGAGCCCTGCAAGAATACTTAGAAGTGTGAGCAGAAGTCCAGTAAGAGGTGGTCGACCTCGCCGGAACATTAGCAGAAGTCCCAGTCCACTTCGCAGGGCATTAACACCACCAAACAATGGAAGGAGCCGATCTAGGAGTGATTCTCCTGATGGGTCACCCAAACGCATAAGACGTGGACGTGGTTTTACTCAACGCTATTCATTTGCAAGACAATATCGCTCACCTTCCGCTGATCGCTTGCATCGTTATGGCGGAAGAAATGACCGTGACAG ATACATGGGTTACCGGGGTTTTCGCCACCGATCACCTCCTCGACGTTATAGGAGCCCCTCTAGAGGCAGAGTGTCATCGCCAAG GTACAGGAGGAGGAGCCGAAGCGCATCACGCAGTCCTGTCCACAGAGGAAGGAGAGGTGGGTACAACAAGAGTCCTGTACGGAGCCGTTCACCCCCCGCCAGGAAAAGGTCACCTAGCGATCGTGCACGGTCAGTTTCTAGGAGCCACCTTTCTAGGTCAGTATCAAAGTCTCCACCAGTGCATCATCCCTCCCCACTTGATTCTCCATCTCTGGAGCGTGCAAGTGATGGGAAATCTCGGTCCCCATCACCGTCTGGTGGAGGCAAGAAAGGTTTGGTTTCCTACGGTGATGGCACTCCTGATTCAGCTGGGAAGTAG
- the LOC103654819 gene encoding peptidyl-prolyl cis-trans isomerase CYP95 isoform X2 gives MERKRNPIVFLDVSVGDEPDERMIFELFADVAPLVTENFRALCTGELGIGHKTKKPLCYKGSSFHRVIEGFMAQGGDIAKGNGSGGENIYSGKSADETCVLPHDDRGLLTTADTGSKASGSQFCITFKPNSHLDRKHTVFGKLVVGSDVLKRIEQVDVQSPDSTPVVPVTIVNCGELTDRKDIGSMRIGIDKKRAAKSKLSKGISSDEESNEGQHKGRRNKSSKRRRKKRYFYSESDSSSESETESSDSESDSDTYSSDSSDVSSSSDDRRRRRKRHSKKNKRKRSRRKHDQRRERRRRKRDRKSKQKSKRIKGDSEAESSSDSSSEDARSKRHRHGRKSKASSQVFEENIAAVSALKDATSPQQKSGIPNSPAQDVSPLQNGENYTNGVNESKIERNAAVMPVLTGNQSKSRSQSMSVNHSMSKSMSISPRRSPMKRSITTTKRSVSRSPVHHNRSGSPVGAPQKSVSRSSARRQSISRSPARSLSKSPPRDASRSPHISRTPVKAHRRSISRSSARSMEQRSLSRSLERIHVRKSVSPRPPLAKPKSITRTPVTSPLRSVSRSPARISRSPLRPSRRSPMRSPRRNIHRSLSRSPARILRSVSRSPVRGGRPRRNISRSPSPLRRALTPPNNGRSRSRSDSPDGSPKRIRRGRGFTQRYSFARQYRSPSADRLHRYGGRNDRDRYMGYRGFRHRSPPRRYRSPSRGRVSSPSRYRRRSRSASRSPVHRGRRGGYNKSPVRSRSPPARKRSPSDRARSVSRSHLSRSVSKSPPVHHPSPLDSPSLERASDGKSRSPSPSGGGKKGLVSYGDGTPDSAGK, from the exons ATGGAGAGAAAGAGAAACCCCATTGTCTTTCTGGATGTatctgtaggtgatgagccagatGAAAGAATGATCTTTGAG TTGTTCGCTGATGTTGCACCCCTTGTGACTGAGAACTTCAGAGCTTTATGCACAG GTGAGCTGGGAATTGGACACAAGACTAAGAAGCCATTATGTTACAAGGGATCATCGTTCCACCGTGTCATCGAAGGGTTCATGGCACaa GGAGGTGACATTGCGAAAGGAAATG GGTCTGGTGGAGAAAACATATATAGTGGAAAATCTGCAG ATGAAACTTGTGTTCTACCTCATGATGATCGTGGTCTCTTGACAACAGCAGATACTGGATCCAAAGCTAGTGGCTCCCAGTTCTGCATTACTTTCAAGCCTAATTCTCATCTTGACAG GAAGCACACAGTTTTTGGCAAGCTTGTTGTTGGAAGTGATGTTCTGAAGAGAATCGAGCAAGTAGATGTGCAATCCCCTGATTCAACTCCTGTTGTTCCGGTTACTATAGTAAATTGTGGGGAGCTCACTGACCGTAAAGATATTGGATCTATGAGAATAGGAATTG ATAAAAAGAGGGCCGCCAAATCAAAGTTGTCAAAGGGTATATCTTCTGATGAGGAAAGTAATGAAGGACAGCACAAGGGCCGCCGTAACAAATCTTCAAAAAGGAGAAGGAAGAAGAGATATTTTTATTCGGAGTCAGATAGCTCTTCTGAGTCGGAGACTGAATCATCTGATTCTGAGAGCGATTCTGATACTTACTCAAGTGACTCATCTGATGTCAGCAGTTCAAGTGATGACAGGCGAAGGCGCAGAAAGAGACATTCGAAGAAAAATAAACGCAAGCGTTCAAGAAGAAAGCATGACCAAAGGCGTGAAAGAAGGCGTAGGAAGCGTGATAGGAAATCAAAACAGAAGTCAAAAAG GATAAAGGGTGACAGTGAAGCTGAAAGTTCGAGTGATAGCAGCTCTGAAGATGCTAGAAGCAAGAGACACCGCCACGGGCGGAAGTCCAAGGCATCATCTCAAGTTTTTG AGGAAAATATTGCTGCAGTGTCTGCTTTGAAGGATGCCACGTCACCTCAACAAAAGAGTGGCATACCAAACAGTCCAGCACAAGATGTCTCCCCGCTGCAAAATGGGGAAAACTATACAAATGGTGTTAACGAATCAAAAATTGAAAGGAATGCAGCTGTCATGCCTGTTCTAACTGGCAACCAAAGCAAATCTAG GAGCCAGAGCATGAGTGTTAATCACTCAATGAGCAAGAGTATGAGCATCAGCCCAAGAAGAAGCCCAATGAAAAGGTCAATTACCACCACAAAGAGGTCAGTTAGCAGGAGCCCTGTTCACCATAATCGCAGTGGAAGTCCTGTCGGTGCTCCCCAAAAAAGCGTGAGCAGGAGTTCAGCCAGAAGGCAGAGCATCAGCAGGAGCCCTGCTAGGAGCCTCAGCAAGAGCCCACCCAGAGATGCAAGCAGAAGCCCCCACATAAGCAGGACTCCTGTTAAAGCTCACAGAAGAAGCATTAGCAGGAGCTCAGCTAGGTCCATGGAACAGAGAAGTCTAAGCAGGAGCCTGGAGAGAATTCATGTACGAAAAAGTGTCAGCCCAAGACCACCATTGGCGAAGCCAAAAAGCATTACCCGAACCCCTGTGACATCTCCATTGCGAAGCGTTAGCCGGAGCCCAGCTAGGATTTCAAGGAGCCCACTTAGGCCTTCTAGGAGAAGCCCTATGAGAAGTCCACGACGGAACATTCACAGAAGTCTCAGCAGGAGCCCTGCAAGAATACTTAGAAGTGTGAGCAGAAGTCCAGTAAGAGGTGGTCGACCTCGCCGGAACATTAGCAGAAGTCCCAGTCCACTTCGCAGGGCATTAACACCACCAAACAATGGAAGGAGCCGATCTAGGAGTGATTCTCCTGATGGGTCACCCAAACGCATAAGACGTGGACGTGGTTTTACTCAACGCTATTCATTTGCAAGACAATATCGCTCACCTTCCGCTGATCGCTTGCATCGTTATGGCGGAAGAAATGACCGTGACAG ATACATGGGTTACCGGGGTTTTCGCCACCGATCACCTCCTCGACGTTATAGGAGCCCCTCTAGAGGCAGAGTGTCATCGCCAAG CAGGTACAGGAGGAGGAGCCGAAGCGCATCACGCAGTCCTGTCCACAGAGGAAGGAGAGGTGGGTACAACAAGAGTCCTGTACGGAGCCGTTCACCCCCCGCCAGGAAAAGGTCACCTAGCGATCGTGCACGGTCAGTTTCTAGGAGCCACCTTTCTAGGTCAGTATCAAAGTCTCCACCAGTGCATCATCCCTCCCCACTTGATTCTCCATCTCTGGAGCGTGCAAGTGATGGGAAATCTCGGTCCCCATCACCGTCTGGTGGAGGCAAGAAAGGTTTGGTTTCCTACGGTGATGGCACTCCTGATTCAGCTGGGAAGTAG
- the LOC103654819 gene encoding peptidyl-prolyl cis-trans isomerase CYP95 isoform X4: MERKRNPIVFLDVSVGDEPDERMIFELFADVAPLVTENFRALCTGELGIGHKTKKPLCYKGSSFHRVIEGFMAQGGDIAKGNGSGGENIYSGKSADETCVLPHDDRGLLTTADTGSKASGSQFCITFKPNSHLDRKHTVFGKLVVGSDVLKRIEQVDVQSPDSTPVVPVTIVNCGELTDRKDIGSMRIGIDKKRAAKSKLSKGISSDEESNEGQHKGRRNKSSKRRRKKRYFYSESDSSSESETESSDSESDSDTYSSDSSDVSSSSDDRRRRRKRHSKKNKRKRSRRKHDQRRERRRRKRDRKSKQKSKRIKGDSEAESSSDSSSEDARSKRHRHGRKSKASSQVFEENIAAVSALKDATSPQQKSGIPNSPAQDVSPLQNGENYTNGVNESKIERNAAVMPVLTGNQSKSRSQSMSVNHSMSKSMSISPRRSPMKRSITTTKRSVSRSPVHHNRSGSPVGAPQKSVSRSSARRQSISRSPARSLSKSPPRDASRSPHISRTPVKAHRRSISRSSARSMEQRSLSRSLERIHVRKSVSPRPPLAKPKSITRTPVTSPLRSVSRSPARISRSPLRPSRRSPMRSPRRNIHRSLSRSPARILRSVSRSPVRGGRPRRNISRSPSPLRRALTPPNNGRSRSRSDSPDGSPKRIRRGRGFTQRYSFARQYRSPSADRLHRYGGRNDRDRYMGYRGFRHRSPPRRYRSPSRGRVSSPRYRRRSRSASRSPVHRGRRGGYNKSPVRSRSPPARKRSPSDRARSVSRSHLSRSVSKSPPVHHPSPLDSPSLERASDGKSRSPSPSGGGKKGLVSYGDGTPDSAGK, from the exons ATGGAGAGAAAGAGAAACCCCATTGTCTTTCTGGATGTatctgtaggtgatgagccagatGAAAGAATGATCTTTGAG TTGTTCGCTGATGTTGCACCCCTTGTGACTGAGAACTTCAGAGCTTTATGCACAG GTGAGCTGGGAATTGGACACAAGACTAAGAAGCCATTATGTTACAAGGGATCATCGTTCCACCGTGTCATCGAAGGGTTCATGGCACaa GGAGGTGACATTGCGAAAGGAAATG GGTCTGGTGGAGAAAACATATATAGTGGAAAATCTGCAG ATGAAACTTGTGTTCTACCTCATGATGATCGTGGTCTCTTGACAACAGCAGATACTGGATCCAAAGCTAGTGGCTCCCAGTTCTGCATTACTTTCAAGCCTAATTCTCATCTTGACAG GAAGCACACAGTTTTTGGCAAGCTTGTTGTTGGAAGTGATGTTCTGAAGAGAATCGAGCAAGTAGATGTGCAATCCCCTGATTCAACTCCTGTTGTTCCGGTTACTATAGTAAATTGTGGGGAGCTCACTGACCGTAAAGATATTGGATCTATGAGAATAGGAATTG ATAAAAAGAGGGCCGCCAAATCAAAGTTGTCAAAGGGTATATCTTCTGATGAGGAAAGTAATGAAGGACAGCACAAGGGCCGCCGTAACAAATCTTCAAAAAGGAGAAGGAAGAAGAGATATTTTTATTCGGAGTCAGATAGCTCTTCTGAGTCGGAGACTGAATCATCTGATTCTGAGAGCGATTCTGATACTTACTCAAGTGACTCATCTGATGTCAGCAGTTCAAGTGATGACAGGCGAAGGCGCAGAAAGAGACATTCGAAGAAAAATAAACGCAAGCGTTCAAGAAGAAAGCATGACCAAAGGCGTGAAAGAAGGCGTAGGAAGCGTGATAGGAAATCAAAACAGAAGTCAAAAAG GATAAAGGGTGACAGTGAAGCTGAAAGTTCGAGTGATAGCAGCTCTGAAGATGCTAGAAGCAAGAGACACCGCCACGGGCGGAAGTCCAAGGCATCATCTCAAGTTTTTG AGGAAAATATTGCTGCAGTGTCTGCTTTGAAGGATGCCACGTCACCTCAACAAAAGAGTGGCATACCAAACAGTCCAGCACAAGATGTCTCCCCGCTGCAAAATGGGGAAAACTATACAAATGGTGTTAACGAATCAAAAATTGAAAGGAATGCAGCTGTCATGCCTGTTCTAACTGGCAACCAAAGCAAATCTAG GAGCCAGAGCATGAGTGTTAATCACTCAATGAGCAAGAGTATGAGCATCAGCCCAAGAAGAAGCCCAATGAAAAGGTCAATTACCACCACAAAGAGGTCAGTTAGCAGGAGCCCTGTTCACCATAATCGCAGTGGAAGTCCTGTCGGTGCTCCCCAAAAAAGCGTGAGCAGGAGTTCAGCCAGAAGGCAGAGCATCAGCAGGAGCCCTGCTAGGAGCCTCAGCAAGAGCCCACCCAGAGATGCAAGCAGAAGCCCCCACATAAGCAGGACTCCTGTTAAAGCTCACAGAAGAAGCATTAGCAGGAGCTCAGCTAGGTCCATGGAACAGAGAAGTCTAAGCAGGAGCCTGGAGAGAATTCATGTACGAAAAAGTGTCAGCCCAAGACCACCATTGGCGAAGCCAAAAAGCATTACCCGAACCCCTGTGACATCTCCATTGCGAAGCGTTAGCCGGAGCCCAGCTAGGATTTCAAGGAGCCCACTTAGGCCTTCTAGGAGAAGCCCTATGAGAAGTCCACGACGGAACATTCACAGAAGTCTCAGCAGGAGCCCTGCAAGAATACTTAGAAGTGTGAGCAGAAGTCCAGTAAGAGGTGGTCGACCTCGCCGGAACATTAGCAGAAGTCCCAGTCCACTTCGCAGGGCATTAACACCACCAAACAATGGAAGGAGCCGATCTAGGAGTGATTCTCCTGATGGGTCACCCAAACGCATAAGACGTGGACGTGGTTTTACTCAACGCTATTCATTTGCAAGACAATATCGCTCACCTTCCGCTGATCGCTTGCATCGTTATGGCGGAAGAAATGACCGTGACAG ATACATGGGTTACCGGGGTTTTCGCCACCGATCACCTCCTCGACGTTATAGGAGCCCCTCTAGAGGCAGAGTGTCATCGCCAAG GTACAGGAGGAGGAGCCGAAGCGCATCACGCAGTCCTGTCCACAGAGGAAGGAGAGGTGGGTACAACAAGAGTCCTGTACGGAGCCGTTCACCCCCCGCCAGGAAAAGGTCACCTAGCGATCGTGCACGGTCAGTTTCTAGGAGCCACCTTTCTAGGTCAGTATCAAAGTCTCCACCAGTGCATCATCCCTCCCCACTTGATTCTCCATCTCTGGAGCGTGCAAGTGATGGGAAATCTCGGTCCCCATCACCGTCTGGTGGAGGCAAGAAAGGTTTGGTTTCCTACGGTGATGGCACTCCTGATTCAGCTGGGAAGTAG